One stretch of Nitratiruptor tergarcus DSM 16512 DNA includes these proteins:
- the plsY gene encoding glycerol-3-phosphate 1-O-acyltransferase PlsY has product MDFLTNPNVLFYIAAYLIGGIPFGYILAKIFAKVDIKKSGSHSIGATNVLRVVKQKDEKLAKKLAIATVVFDALKGAVLVLIAKFLGFPPAVWWMVGIMTVLGHCYSIFLRFEGGKGVATGMGVLLVLLPIETLIGIVVWALVAKTTKISSLASLSGLIAVIVASFIIHPELPHVKSHAPLLLLAFIIVYKHLPNIVRLIQGKEGKVAT; this is encoded by the coding sequence ATGGATTTTTTAACAAATCCAAATGTGCTTTTTTATATTGCTGCATATTTGATTGGAGGCATACCTTTTGGCTATATATTAGCAAAGATTTTTGCTAAAGTAGATATCAAAAAGAGTGGTTCGCATAGCATTGGGGCTACAAATGTATTGCGTGTAGTCAAGCAAAAAGATGAAAAACTTGCTAAAAAACTGGCAATCGCCACTGTAGTTTTTGATGCACTCAAAGGTGCTGTATTAGTTCTCATTGCAAAATTTTTGGGTTTTCCTCCTGCAGTTTGGTGGATGGTTGGGATTATGACAGTGCTTGGTCACTGCTATAGCATCTTTTTGCGCTTTGAAGGGGGCAAAGGCGTTGCTACTGGCATGGGTGTTTTGCTGGTATTGTTGCCTATAGAGACGCTCATTGGCATTGTAGTCTGGGCACTTGTAGCTAAAACAACAAAGATATCCTCTTTAGCTTCACTGAGCGGACTTATTGCAGTGATAGTTGCAAGTTTTATTATCCACCCTGAACTTCCTCATGTCAAGTCACATGCACCCTTACTACTCTTAGCTTTCATTATTGTTTATAAGCACTTACCAAATATCGTACGCCTTATCCAAGGCAAAGAGGGCAAGGTGGCAACTTGA
- a CDS encoding dihydroneopterin aldolase, protein MEFRIDLRDLEFYAIIGILPQERKMQQKIIVDLWLTYEYAQGFVDYAKVADLIKKHMQKEQFELLEDALISCANLIKESFPQIKNLSIAIKKPQILHNATPSVSLFLKFE, encoded by the coding sequence ATGGAGTTTCGCATCGATCTGCGCGATCTTGAATTCTATGCAATTATAGGTATCTTGCCCCAAGAGCGCAAAATGCAGCAAAAGATCATCGTCGATCTTTGGCTTACCTATGAATATGCACAAGGTTTTGTCGATTATGCAAAGGTAGCAGATCTTATTAAAAAGCATATGCAAAAAGAGCAATTCGAGCTTCTTGAAGATGCACTCATTTCATGTGCAAATCTTATAAAAGAGTCTTTTCCCCAGATAAAAAACCTCTCAATCGCCATAAAAAAACCGCAAATTCTGCATAACGCAACTCCCAGCGTATCGCTTTTTCTTAAATTTGAATAA